GCGCCGGCCCAGATCGAACCAGCGCAATTTGAAGTCAGCCTGCTCGATCAGGGCGCTTAGGGTACCGCTTTCACTCATAGGGGTTTTGTCTATTTCCTTAAGATGCCGTAGCCGCTACAGAAATGGGCTTCTGTTTAAAGTGCAGCCAGCCATAGGCGATCGCCAACAGAGGGCAGATAATATTGAATAGGGCAAAAGGTAAATACTCCCAGGTAGCAATACCCAGCGTTGCCGCCATAAAGGCACCACAAGTATTCCAGGGAATCAGCACAGAGGTGATGGTGCCGGAATCCTCGAGGGTACGAGACAAGTTAAGCCCGTGTAGGCCCTTTTCCTTGAAGGCTTCGCGGAACATACGGCCCGGAATAATAATCGCCATGTACTGATCGCCAGCGGCCAGGTTCATGCCAAAGCAGGTGAATACGGTGGCAGTTACCAGGCCACCCACAGTTTTAACCAGTGACAAAACTCCCTGGACGATGACCTGTAGGAATCCGGCCCGCTCCATAGCGCCGCCGAAGGCCATGGCGGAGGTGATCAGCCATACGGTGTTGAGCATGCTGCTCATACCACCTTTGGACAGCAATGCAGCCACGTTCTCGTTGGTGGAAGTGGACTTATAGCCGTCGAACAGGCTGTACCAAGCGCCCTTCAGGGGGGCTAAAGCACCTTCACCACCACCGAGTCGACGGGCGGCTTCCGGTTCGAAAATCAGTGCGATGGCACAGCCAACCAGGGAGCCGATGATCAATGTTGGGAAAGCGGGGACTTTGCGCCAAGCCATTGCCAGCAACAAGATCAAAGGCAGCAGGCTAACCAGGGAAATTTTGAACTCACTGCTAAGGGCGGTGAGCAATGATTCGATATCAGTTGCGGAGGCAGAACTGGCTTCAGAGGTAAAACCCAGGAAAGCGAAAACCGCCAGGGCGATCGCGAAGGCCGGGATCGCTGTGGACATCATATGGCGAATATGCTGGAACAGATCATTGGATGTTACCGCTGCGGCCACGTTGGTAGTGTCAGATAGCGGAGACATCTTATCGCCGAAGTAGGCGCCAGAGATTACCGCTCCGGCAGTGACCTCAAGGGATAGGCCCAGAGCGCCGGCAATTCCCATCAGTGCCACACCCAAGGTGCCCGCTGTGGTCCAGCTGGAGCCAATACTCAGTCCTACTACGGCACAAATAATACAGCTGGCGGCGTAGAACCACTGTGGCGACAGAATCTGCACGCCGTAATAGATCATTGAAGGCACTGTGCCGGCCAGAATCCAGCTACCGATAAGTGCACCTACAGACAGTAGGATCAGAATAGCGCCAAATACCAGGCCAATGCCGTGGAGCATCCCACCTTCCATGTCGTTCCAGCTGTGTCCGTTCTTCATCCCCATTAGGGCCACAACGCAGGCACAGAGCAGTAACGCTATTTGATTGGGACCGTAGGAGGAGTCTGCACCGTAGAAATATACGGATAGTGACAACAGGGCGACGAGAATCCCGAGAGGGATCAGGGCGTCCGTTAAGCTGGGAGCGCGCGGCTCTGAGCTGGGGTTGGATTGAGACAAGGTGAACTCCTGCTTGACTGCGTGGCTAGCGCCGTATTCGTTATCGTTGTTTTGCCGTCGGCGGCGGTTAATAGCCTTATTCTCATAGCTTGGGGCGGTGAAGTCCACTTTGTATCATCGCACCATCGCTGTATTTTGGCGTTGACCTGGTCGTCGAAACCGGATTTATCACTGCGGTCAACTATCTGGTCGGGTCCAGTGCTGGCAGTTCGTCGACGCTTCCGGTATGTTCTGCGCCCAGTAGTCCCGGCTGATCCAGCCGCAAAATAAATAAGTGCGGGCCGTCTGAGGCAGGTCCGACAGGTAGTATTTCATGAGAGCAAGTGAGTTAGACCCCTCTCAATTCGAGGATATGCGCCCCTATCGCGATGATGAAGTGCGCGAGGTTATCAAAAGGCTAATTGCCGACCCGGAAATGTCCCATGCAGCGGCGCATTTCCTTGTCCCCAAACTGGCTCAGCTGGAGGGCGCCGTCGCCTGGTTGGTACGTCAGTTTCTGCGCTTTGAACTGCGCAATGTTCGCAATGTGCGGGATCTTCAAGAGATTGTCGGCAAATATATGGAGAAGGTGATCAAGCGCACCACCTCCGGCCTGAGCATTTCTGGTCTGGACACCCTGCCCAGGGATCGCGCCTGCCTGTTTGTCAGTAATCACCGCGACATCGCTATGGACCCGGCGCTGATGATTCAGGCGATGTTCCGCGAAGGGCATGAGACCTCCCGCATTGCGATTGGAGACAACCTGCTCAGCAAGCAGTTTGCCAGCGACCTGATGAAGTTGAACAAGTGCTTCACTGTGGTGCGCAGCTCGGGCAGTCGCCGGGAAAAGCTGCAGGCAGCAACCCAGTTGTCCAATTACATCTATCACTCCATCGTCAACGATAACGAGCATGTGTGGATCGCACAGCGTTCCGGGCGCGCCAAAGATGGCCTGGATCGCACCAATCCAGCACTCTGCGCCATGTTCGCCATGACTAAGGACCGGGAAACGCCCTTTGCCGATTTTTGGCGCAAGTTGCACATTGTTCCGGTGTCTATTTCCTACGAATGGGACCCCTGTGATGCACAGAAGGCCAAGGAAATTTACGTTACCGAGCACAAGGACGAGTACAAGAAGGGTAAAAACGAGGACTTGGCCTCGATTGGTAAGGGCATTGTCGGTCACAAAGGCCGTGTACATGCCGCCTTCGGCACGCCGATTGAAGGTGATTTTAACGATGTAAACAGCCTGGCTGAAGAAATAGATCGCCAGGTTATCGGCAACTACACATTGCATCCATCCAATATGATTGCCTACGAGATGGTTTACGGTGAGGTTCCGCAATTACCGGTGGGATATCCGGCTAAAGCCTGGGACCCCGCTGCACATAAAGAAGAGCGGGAGAAGTTTGAAGCGCGCATGGCTCGGGTCGATGAGCGCTGGCGCGACAAGGCTATTCAGGCCTACGCCAATCCCGTGGTATCTCGCCTCGCCTATGAGTAAGGCCCGCTGAGTTCAGAAGCTGGTGGGGAGAGGGCGCTTAGTGGATAATAGCGCCCCCTGCGCCAGCCACTTAGTGAATAGACCTCACCCCCGTGCTCAACGAAAAACACAAAAGCGCCATTCAGGGCGCCTATAGCCAATTTCTGTCTGGCCGAGGGCTGAAAGCCCGCTACGGGCAGAAGCTGATGGTAGCCGCCATTGCCCGCTCCCTGGGTTCCATCGCCCAGAATGCCAGTGGTGAGCGCGATAGCGACAAGACTGATGGCGAGCATATCTGTGTGGTTGAAGCGGGTACGGGTACCGGTAAAACCGTAGCTTACCTTCTCGCCTCTATTCCCCTGGCCCAGGCCCAGGACAAGACCCTGGTGATATCCACCGCTACGGTGGCCCTGCAGGAACAGATTATCCACAAGGACCTGCCAGAAGTTGCTCGTCACAGTGGGCTCAAATTTGAGTTTGCCCTGGCGAAGGGCCGTGGCCGCTATCTCTGCCTATCCAAGTTGGATCAACTCTTGTCCAGCTTTTCTGCCTCCGGCACCGGCCTTTCCCTTGGTCTCTATGAAGATGAACTCCCGCAGGTGGAAGCGGAGAGTGTCGCTCTCTACCAGAAGATGACGGATAGCCTGACATCGGGTACCTGGGATGGCGATCGGGATAACTGGCCGGATACGATTGAGACGGATGATTGGAGTCGGGTTACCACTGACCATCGCCAGTGCAGTGGCCGCCGCTGCCCCCATGTCACCAATTGCAGCTTCTTCCGAGCGCGAGAGAGCCTGGGCAAGACACCGGTGATAGTTGCCAACCACGACCTGTTGCTGGCGGACCTGGCCCTGGGTGGTGGCGCGATTCTTCCGCCCCCGGAAGAGACTATCTATGTACTTGATGAAGCTCACCATCTACCGGAAAAGGCCCTCAATCATTTCTCTCACCACAGCCGCGTAGGGGCTTCCACCGGCTGGTTGGATCAAACCAATAAGGCCCTGGGGCAGATGCTGGGTGAGATTGGTGACGGCGCCCAGATCGACCGCTGCGGCGAGCAACTGCCGGCGGTTCTCACCTCTGCCAAGCAGGGGTTGGAGCAGATGTGGCCGCTGATTGAAGAGCTGTGTGAATTTGAAGATGAGCGGGGCAATACCATCCGCCATCGCTTTGAAGGTGGGGTAATCCCCGATTCCATGTCGCAGCTGGCGGAAAAGCTGCGGGAAGACTTTGATGAGTTGGAAAGCCTGCTCAGCAAGATGTTGCAGACCGCCCAACGAATGATGGAGGACGGCCACTCGCCGGTACCCCTGGCAGATCTGGAGCGCTGGTACCCCCAGTTGGGCAGTTGGCATGGGCGCGCTGAGGCCAATCTTCTGTTGTGGGCGAATTACGCCCGTGCCGATGCTGATGGCGCATTGCCCCAGGCGCGCTGGGTCACCCTGGTGGACTGGGGCGGCTCCACAGATTTTGAGGTTTGCAGCTCACCGATACTCGCAGGCAAAACCCTGGAGTACAGCTTGTGGCGCCGCTGTTACGGCGCGGTACTGACTTCGGCCACACTCACAGCTTTGGGGAAATTTGATCGTTTGCAAATGCGTGCCGGTACTCCGGACAATGCCAGCTATCAGGTGGTGCCGAGTCCTTTCGATTTTTCCCGTGCAACACTGCAAGTGCCCCCGGAAGCTGTAGATGCGGGCAATGCAGAGCAACACACAGACGCCATTATCGATGCGTTGCCAGATCTGTTGAAAGGGGAGGGTGGCGCTCTGGTGCTGTTTTCCTCCCGGCGCCAGATGGAGACGGTTTACGAGGCGCTCCCTGGTACCTGGCGCAACCGAATCCTGATGCAGGGGCAGCAATCCCGCCAGCAGTTGCTGGATAGCCACCGTGAGATTATCGATGGCGGTGGCAGCAGTATCCTGTTCGGGCTTGCAAGTTTTGCCGAGGGATTGGACTTGCCTGGTGACTACTGCCGCCACGTGGTTATTGCGAAACTGCCTTTCGCGGTGCCCGATGATCCGATTGAGGCGGCGCTGGCGGAGTGGATTGAAGCTAAGGGCGGCAATCCATTTATGCAAATCACAGTGCCGGATGCAGCCCTAAAATTGGTGCAGGCCTGCGGGCGCTTACTGCGGGCAGAAGGGGACAGCGGCACAGTCACTTTGCTGGATCGCCGGGTGGTTACCCGTCGCTATGGTCAGGCAATACTCAATTCACTGCCGCCCTTTAATCGAAAAATTTAGAAAATCTTTGGTCGTATTTGCGCTGTTACTCAGATTGGGCAGGTGGCTATTGCGTATTATCACGGCTGTAAATGTGAAGGTTCTATGAGTTATGCAACCTATTTATTCTGAAATCGCTGATCAGCTCCTGTTCCTCGAGTCCGAACTGCGCAGCCTGCAGGTTTGGCAGGATAATGCGCCGCCTGCAGAAGCCCTGGCCAGCACCGAGCCATTTTGTGTGGATACTTTGACCTTGCCCCAGTGGCTTCAATTTATTTTTTTGCCGCGTATGCAGGTCCTGATTGAAGGGGAGATGCCCCTGCCGGGCCAGTGTGGTATTGCTCCGGTTGCCGAGGAGTTCTTCAAGGGGCGGGATGATGCTGCGGCATTGCTGGCTATTTTGGAGACTATCGATCAGCGCCTGCAGCGGGGCTAACCAGCTTCTGATTCCCTGAGCCCGGTGCTCCCAATCACTCTGGGCGGCATGTCACATTGTTAGTGTTGAGTCCCGCGACTCGGCGGACATCGCTGTGCAGTGGCCGCGCTCATGAGCTAATATCGAGCTTTTGCCTGAGGCGGGGAGCAATTTCTCCGTCAGATAAGCGAACACCGCGCGTTTGTAGCGGTCCGAATGGCATTGCTAATGGGGCTTGAGGTAATTGGTCGGTATGCAGAGATTTTCCCTTCTGTGGTTAATGTTGACGCTTTCGGTGCTCGCCGGTTGTGAGTCACTGATGTATCCGGGGCGGGACAGGGCCGCTCAACCAGCGGAAGTTGCACCACCGGTAGAATCACCTGATTCTGCAATGCAGTGCCCAGAGCCTGCGGAAGTGATTTGTGCGGAACCGGAAGTGAAGGTTGTTGAGCGGGTAATCGAACGAACTGTAGAAAAAGTAGTCGAAGTGCCCGTTGCCAAAGATAAGCTGGTTTTGGGGTCGGTAGAAGAAGTGGCCATAGAGCCTCCCGGCCTGATCCTGGAATCCGTTGTCGATACAGGTTCACCAACCTCCACACTGCGGGTCAGGAAGCTGACTCCGTTCGAGCGGGATGGCAGGGACTGGATCAGGTTCCAGATTGTTCAGTCGAGCAAAATGGACCCGGTTTCGGTAGAGCTGCCGATAAAACGCCATGTTCGAGTGGAGCGCCTGGGCTTTGATAATCAGCGCAGGCCGGTAGTGGAGCTTAACCTGACCGTTGGGCGTATAACCCACCAAGTCGAAGTTAACCTGACCGATGAGGGCGGCTCTGATCTATTGATGCTGCTGGGACGCAACTTCCTCAAAGATGCCGCTGTTGTCGATGTGAGCCGGCGCAATGTCCAGGGCCAACCCCAAATAGACGGGGTTAAATAGGCCAGTTATCCAATTGGGTTCCTAATTGGGACCTCAGAGTTACGGGGAATGGCGAATGTCGCCGCGTGTCCAAGTTTATGTAATTGCGGCGTTACTCGCATTGGTAGGAGCAGGCCTGACCGCCTATAAAAACCTCGAGTTGGGTTTTCCGCTGTTGCCGGGTGAGTACCGCACCGTGTGGACCATCGAAGCAAAAGTGGGCTTCGATGCCGATGGCGGTCCGGTGAAGGCCGCACTGACCCTCCCGCGCGAGCAGCGCAATATGGAAATACTGGGGGAGACCTTCAGCTCCTCCGGTTTTGGTTTCTATATCGCGAGAGAAGATGATGCCTATCGGGCCATTTGGTCTCGCCGGGCCGCAAGAGGCCCCCAATCTCTCTTCTATCAGCTGGATGTCTACCAGCGTCCCGGTGCTGCGCTGGCGCAGCCTCTGGATCTGAGCACTGAGATACAAAAACCCTTCCTGGGGGCCCGTGAGCAAGAAGCGGTGCGCTTGGCGATTTACTCCCTGGTTGAGCAGGCCCGCGAGCGCTCTTCTGATGTGGAATCTCTCACTACCCAGTTACTATTCGAATTGAATGACGATGAAAATCAGGATCGCAACCTGATCTTCCGTCATTACGCTGACCGCTCTTTCGTGGATGTTGCCTTGCTTGTACTGGCCACAGCCGATATCCCCGCCCACCGTATTCGCGGCCTCTACCTGGAGGATGATCGACGTCGACTATCTCCAGAAGATCTGCTTGAGGTCTATGATGGCAAGCGTTGGATCGTGTTTGAACCCAGCAGTGGCCAGCCTGGTGTGCCGGAAAATTTCTTTATTTGGCAGCGCGGCGGCAAGAGTCTTTTAGATCTTGAGGGCGGTCGTAACTCCCAAGTGACTTTCTCTGTGATTGCCAATGATGTCCCCGCTCGCGATGTCTCTATGCGCAGCACCAAAGATGAGAAAGATGCGCTGGTGGATTTCTCGATCTACAGTTTGCCCATTGAGCAGCAGAGTATTTTCAAGCTGATTCTGCTGGTGCCTGTGGGAGCCCTGGTGGTGGTGCTGCTGCGTGTGTTTGTAGGTCTGCGCACCTCCGGTACCTTTATGCCGGTACTGCTGGCAATTGCCTTTATCGAAACCCAGCTGATTACCGGTTTAGCGATTTTTACTTTGATCCTGATCCTCGGCCTTTGGGTGAGGTTCTATCTCAGTAGGCTCAATTTGCTATTGGTATCGAGGATCGCCGCCGTCGTGGTGACGGTGGTGATAATAATGGGGGCAATCAGTGTGGTCAGCTATAAGCTGGGCATTGAGCAGGCTCTCACAGTGACATTCTTCCCGATGATTATCCTTGCCTGGACTATCGAGCGTATGTCGATTGTGTGGGAGGAGGATGGTCCCTACGAGGTGGTGGTGCAGTCCGGGGGCAGTTTGTTAGTGGCGATACTGGCTTGGTGGGTAATGACCAACCGCTATATTGAGCATTGGACGTTCAACTTCCCCGAGTTACTGTTGGTATTGCTGGCCTTTATTCTGGTGGTGGGCAACTACACCGGATATCGACTCAGTGAGTTGATGCGTTTCCGTCCGCTGGTTCGCTAGGGGGCGTTATGCTGCAATTTTCAGTTAAGCATATCTTCAATAAAGTTCGCGGCGGAGTGGTATCTCCGCTGACCCTGCGCCGCATGGGGGTGTTGGGGATGAATGCGCGTAATATTGACTATATTGCGCGCTATAACGATCGCAAAAAATATCCCATCGTCGACGACAAGCTAAACACTAAGCGCGCGGCTAAAAAAGCGGGAATTCCTGTGCCCGAGCTGATCGAGGCATTTGAAAGCCCTGCCAGCCGCAAGCGAGTTATGGAGGTGATTGACCCTCTATGGCAGTTTGTTATCAAGCCGGCACGGGGCTCGGGTGGTAAAGGTATTCTCGTTATTGCCGGTCGCAATGGTGACAAATATAAAAAGATATCCGGTGCTGAAATTGATGCGCTGGATATCTTGCGGCACGTGAGCAATATTCACAGCGGCCTCTACAGTCTCGGTGGCAAACCCGACAGGGTGATGGTGGAGGCCCTGGTGGACTTTGACCCGGTCTTCGATCGCTACTCTGTTGAGGGTGTGCCTGATGTGCGGGTTATTGTTTTTCGCGGTTATCCGGTGATGGCCATGCTGCGCTGCTCAACCCACGCCTCAGATGGTAAAGCCAATTTGCACCAGGGCGCTGTAGGTGTTGGTATCGACCTGGCCACGGGCAAAAGTTGTCATGCGGTAATGCGCGGGTTGCGAATTGACCAGCACCCGGATACTGAAGTGCCTTTCGATGCATTGCAGGTACCAGGTTGGTACGAGTTGGTCCGCTTGGCGGCAAGCTGTTACGAAATGACCGGGCTGGGTTATTTAGGCTGTGACATTGTCCTGGATCGTGAACGTGGCCCGCTCTTATTGGAGGCTAATGCGCGCCCGGGATTGGCAATCCAAATCGCCAATGGTGTTGGCTTGCGCGAGCGCTTGGGCTTTATCGAAAAATTTGATGAAGAAATGTTCAGGAAAAATGTGGATGAACGGGTGGCATTTTCCATGCGCAAATTTGCCAGCGACTAGGAAAGTCCGCTAATAGTTTATCGATTTTATTATCTTGCAAAGCAATACTTATTGCCTGGTTAGGGGGTGGTCGCCCCTTCGATTGATCGAATTTTTTCA
This DNA window, taken from Microbulbifer sp. MKSA007, encodes the following:
- a CDS encoding YqcC family protein, with amino-acid sequence MQPIYSEIADQLLFLESELRSLQVWQDNAPPAEALASTEPFCVDTLTLPQWLQFIFLPRMQVLIEGEMPLPGQCGIAPVAEEFFKGRDDAAALLAILETIDQRLQRG
- the nhaC gene encoding Na+/H+ antiporter NhaC; its protein translation is MSQSNPSSEPRAPSLTDALIPLGILVALLSLSVYFYGADSSYGPNQIALLLCACVVALMGMKNGHSWNDMEGGMLHGIGLVFGAILILLSVGALIGSWILAGTVPSMIYYGVQILSPQWFYAASCIICAVVGLSIGSSWTTAGTLGVALMGIAGALGLSLEVTAGAVISGAYFGDKMSPLSDTTNVAAAVTSNDLFQHIRHMMSTAIPAFAIALAVFAFLGFTSEASSASATDIESLLTALSSEFKISLVSLLPLILLLAMAWRKVPAFPTLIIGSLVGCAIALIFEPEAARRLGGGEGALAPLKGAWYSLFDGYKSTSTNENVAALLSKGGMSSMLNTVWLITSAMAFGGAMERAGFLQVIVQGVLSLVKTVGGLVTATVFTCFGMNLAAGDQYMAIIIPGRMFREAFKEKGLHGLNLSRTLEDSGTITSVLIPWNTCGAFMAATLGIATWEYLPFALFNIICPLLAIAYGWLHFKQKPISVAATAS
- the dinG gene encoding ATP-dependent DNA helicase DinG, translating into MLNEKHKSAIQGAYSQFLSGRGLKARYGQKLMVAAIARSLGSIAQNASGERDSDKTDGEHICVVEAGTGTGKTVAYLLASIPLAQAQDKTLVISTATVALQEQIIHKDLPEVARHSGLKFEFALAKGRGRYLCLSKLDQLLSSFSASGTGLSLGLYEDELPQVEAESVALYQKMTDSLTSGTWDGDRDNWPDTIETDDWSRVTTDHRQCSGRRCPHVTNCSFFRARESLGKTPVIVANHDLLLADLALGGGAILPPPEETIYVLDEAHHLPEKALNHFSHHSRVGASTGWLDQTNKALGQMLGEIGDGAQIDRCGEQLPAVLTSAKQGLEQMWPLIEELCEFEDERGNTIRHRFEGGVIPDSMSQLAEKLREDFDELESLLSKMLQTAQRMMEDGHSPVPLADLERWYPQLGSWHGRAEANLLLWANYARADADGALPQARWVTLVDWGGSTDFEVCSSPILAGKTLEYSLWRRCYGAVLTSATLTALGKFDRLQMRAGTPDNASYQVVPSPFDFSRATLQVPPEAVDAGNAEQHTDAIIDALPDLLKGEGGALVLFSSRRQMETVYEALPGTWRNRILMQGQQSRQQLLDSHREIIDGGGSSILFGLASFAEGLDLPGDYCRHVVIAKLPFAVPDDPIEAALAEWIEAKGGNPFMQITVPDAALKLVQACGRLLRAEGDSGTVTLLDRRVVTRRYGQAILNSLPPFNRKI
- a CDS encoding alpha-L-glutamate ligase-like protein; translated protein: MLQFSVKHIFNKVRGGVVSPLTLRRMGVLGMNARNIDYIARYNDRKKYPIVDDKLNTKRAAKKAGIPVPELIEAFESPASRKRVMEVIDPLWQFVIKPARGSGGKGILVIAGRNGDKYKKISGAEIDALDILRHVSNIHSGLYSLGGKPDRVMVEALVDFDPVFDRYSVEGVPDVRVIVFRGYPVMAMLRCSTHASDGKANLHQGAVGVGIDLATGKSCHAVMRGLRIDQHPDTEVPFDALQVPGWYELVRLAASCYEMTGLGYLGCDIVLDRERGPLLLEANARPGLAIQIANGVGLRERLGFIEKFDEEMFRKNVDERVAFSMRKFASD
- a CDS encoding 1-acyl-sn-glycerol-3-phosphate acyltransferase, yielding MRASELDPSQFEDMRPYRDDEVREVIKRLIADPEMSHAAAHFLVPKLAQLEGAVAWLVRQFLRFELRNVRNVRDLQEIVGKYMEKVIKRTTSGLSISGLDTLPRDRACLFVSNHRDIAMDPALMIQAMFREGHETSRIAIGDNLLSKQFASDLMKLNKCFTVVRSSGSRREKLQAATQLSNYIYHSIVNDNEHVWIAQRSGRAKDGLDRTNPALCAMFAMTKDRETPFADFWRKLHIVPVSISYEWDPCDAQKAKEIYVTEHKDEYKKGKNEDLASIGKGIVGHKGRVHAAFGTPIEGDFNDVNSLAEEIDRQVIGNYTLHPSNMIAYEMVYGEVPQLPVGYPAKAWDPAAHKEEREKFEARMARVDERWRDKAIQAYANPVVSRLAYE
- a CDS encoding inactive transglutaminase family protein, producing MSPRVQVYVIAALLALVGAGLTAYKNLELGFPLLPGEYRTVWTIEAKVGFDADGGPVKAALTLPREQRNMEILGETFSSSGFGFYIAREDDAYRAIWSRRAARGPQSLFYQLDVYQRPGAALAQPLDLSTEIQKPFLGAREQEAVRLAIYSLVEQARERSSDVESLTTQLLFELNDDENQDRNLIFRHYADRSFVDVALLVLATADIPAHRIRGLYLEDDRRRLSPEDLLEVYDGKRWIVFEPSSGQPGVPENFFIWQRGGKSLLDLEGGRNSQVTFSVIANDVPARDVSMRSTKDEKDALVDFSIYSLPIEQQSIFKLILLVPVGALVVVLLRVFVGLRTSGTFMPVLLAIAFIETQLITGLAIFTLILILGLWVRFYLSRLNLLLVSRIAAVVVTVVIIMGAISVVSYKLGIEQALTVTFFPMIILAWTIERMSIVWEEDGPYEVVVQSGGSLLVAILAWWVMTNRYIEHWTFNFPELLLVLLAFILVVGNYTGYRLSELMRFRPLVR
- a CDS encoding RimK/LysX family protein, translated to MQRFSLLWLMLTLSVLAGCESLMYPGRDRAAQPAEVAPPVESPDSAMQCPEPAEVICAEPEVKVVERVIERTVEKVVEVPVAKDKLVLGSVEEVAIEPPGLILESVVDTGSPTSTLRVRKLTPFERDGRDWIRFQIVQSSKMDPVSVELPIKRHVRVERLGFDNQRRPVVELNLTVGRITHQVEVNLTDEGGSDLLMLLGRNFLKDAAVVDVSRRNVQGQPQIDGVK